The Balneola sp. MJW-20 genome window below encodes:
- a CDS encoding TolC family protein encodes MNKIYSGLVVGLIILLTSGNALAQQPASADTMRISLTQSIDIAKQNSPLARAAEYELVSAKWRYKSFRADLLPSLTLSGDAPNYSQSIFSNTLDDGTITFSSRTQSEASVDLSINQNILPTGGNLSLSSGITRLGIFENENTYLWQSTPLVATLRQPIFQFNSLKWRNRTEPLRYRIAQKQYVEDLEDLSFTTTQSFFDFLLSRINLEIAEFNVTVNDSIYNISQGRFQVGSIAENDLLQTELQYQNATTSLTTARLNFLRAQENFKALLGIPNNQPIEIQLPENAPELNIDVQKALELAQENNSQSLEFRLNELLADQQYEQAKRETGFSATLQASFGLNQTSPDFDQLYEDPQSRQFVSVGFQIPIFNWGQNLAEVRSARNQQRATANNIAYQKLQFDLNVRSTVREFSQLKEQVELARQSDLIADRRYEVAKQRYLIGNIDITNLFIAQNEKDSARRAYIQALRNYWTGFYNLRRLTLYDFQVDAPISYNAEERFLR; translated from the coding sequence ATGAATAAAATTTATTCCGGTTTAGTAGTAGGTCTGATCATTCTTTTAACTTCAGGGAATGCACTGGCGCAGCAGCCGGCCTCTGCCGATACGATGAGGATCTCTTTAACGCAGAGTATTGATATCGCGAAACAGAATTCGCCTCTTGCCCGTGCTGCTGAATATGAGCTGGTATCAGCCAAATGGAGATATAAATCATTTCGAGCTGACCTGCTTCCAAGCCTGACTTTATCAGGGGATGCACCGAATTACAGCCAGTCCATATTTTCGAATACTCTGGATGATGGTACAATTACTTTTTCTTCCAGAACGCAGTCTGAAGCTTCGGTTGATCTGAGCATTAACCAGAATATTCTGCCTACCGGAGGTAATCTCTCTCTCTCAAGCGGAATTACCCGGTTGGGTATCTTTGAAAACGAAAATACCTATCTATGGCAGAGTACACCTCTGGTAGCAACACTGCGTCAGCCGATATTCCAATTCAACAGCCTGAAATGGAGAAATCGTACCGAACCGCTTCGATACAGAATTGCACAGAAGCAATATGTGGAGGACCTGGAAGACCTGTCCTTCACCACGACTCAAAGCTTTTTCGATTTTCTGTTATCACGGATCAATCTTGAGATCGCAGAATTTAACGTGACCGTAAACGACTCTATCTATAACATATCACAGGGTCGTTTTCAGGTGGGAAGTATAGCAGAAAATGATCTGCTGCAAACCGAATTACAATATCAGAATGCAACGACTTCGCTTACCACGGCCAGGCTGAACTTTCTCAGAGCACAGGAAAACTTTAAGGCATTACTCGGTATCCCCAACAACCAGCCTATTGAAATTCAGCTGCCTGAAAATGCTCCGGAACTGAATATAGATGTTCAGAAAGCACTCGAACTGGCACAGGAAAATAACAGTCAGTCGTTGGAATTCAGATTGAATGAACTGTTGGCAGACCAGCAGTACGAGCAAGCGAAAAGGGAAACCGGTTTTAGTGCTACTCTCCAGGCCAGTTTTGGTCTGAACCAGACCTCACCGGATTTTGATCAGCTTTATGAAGATCCTCAAAGCCGTCAGTTTGTTTCTGTGGGCTTTCAGATTCCCATCTTTAATTGGGGACAGAATCTTGCAGAGGTCCGGTCTGCCCGAAACCAGCAGCGTGCCACAGCCAATAATATCGCGTACCAGAAGCTTCAGTTCGATCTGAATGTCCGCAGTACGGTGCGGGAATTTTCTCAGCTCAAAGAGCAGGTCGAACTGGCGCGTCAATCAGACCTCATTGCTGACCGCAGGTATGAGGTGGCAAAACAGCGATACCTGATCGGAAATATTGATATCACGAATCTTTTTATCGCTCAGAATGAAAAAGACAGTGCACGGCGGGCCTACATTCAGGCACTGCGTAATTACTGGACCGGCTTCTACAATCTGCGCAGACTCACCCTGTACGATTTCCAGGTCGATGCCCCGATCAGTTATAATGCTGAGGAACGCTTCCTGAGATAG
- a CDS encoding ABC transporter permease: MLQKILYNFDIALEAIQRNKLRAFLTSLGIIFGVSSVIAMLAIGTGAQQEVLTQMQLLGTNNVIVRPVIEQREGTVDEEGNSRDSRKFSPGLTLEDLESIKAIVPQVERLSPEIIYETNFIRNARIRSGKLVGVNSDYFNISNFDIVEGNNFSRIQMENSEPVCVIGNDVKSKFFAGESPIGKRIKVGHLWLTVIGVLEKKEVSTENIENLGIRNFNLDVYAPVTTVLLRFNNRASVTAQDLQANNEGGSSAAFFGGGIAFSTGSTSSGSDGSVDNYHQLDKLIVKVTDTKYSSTIADVLSRMLQRRHNSVVDFEIIVPEQLLQQEQRTKRIFNIVLSSIASISLIVGGIGIMNIMLASVVERYREIGVRMAVGAQKKDIELQFLTEALTISVTGGLVGIILGMAFSYAIEATADIATVISPFSVFISFGVALLIGVVFGFYPAKRAAQHDPVHALRHE, translated from the coding sequence GTGCTGCAGAAAATACTTTACAATTTTGATATTGCACTGGAAGCTATCCAGCGAAATAAACTGAGAGCTTTTCTCACCTCGCTTGGGATCATCTTTGGTGTTTCTTCGGTGATCGCTATGCTGGCTATAGGTACCGGCGCGCAGCAGGAAGTGCTTACTCAGATGCAGCTGTTAGGGACCAATAATGTAATTGTACGACCGGTAATCGAGCAACGTGAAGGAACGGTTGATGAAGAGGGAAATAGTCGTGATTCCAGGAAATTCTCACCCGGATTAACCCTTGAAGATCTTGAAAGTATCAAAGCGATCGTGCCCCAGGTAGAACGACTGAGTCCAGAGATCATTTATGAAACCAACTTCATACGTAATGCGCGGATCCGTTCCGGTAAACTGGTTGGCGTGAACAGTGATTATTTCAATATCAGTAACTTTGATATCGTGGAAGGAAATAACTTCTCACGGATACAGATGGAGAATTCGGAGCCTGTTTGTGTGATCGGAAACGATGTAAAATCGAAATTTTTTGCCGGTGAGAGTCCGATAGGTAAGCGAATAAAAGTGGGACACCTGTGGCTTACGGTAATAGGGGTACTGGAGAAGAAAGAAGTGTCGACCGAGAACATAGAGAATCTCGGGATCCGTAACTTCAACCTGGACGTTTATGCCCCGGTTACTACGGTTCTACTACGATTTAACAACCGTGCTTCGGTTACTGCACAGGATCTTCAGGCCAATAATGAAGGGGGATCATCAGCAGCATTTTTCGGTGGCGGGATAGCCTTTTCCACCGGCAGTACTTCATCAGGCAGTGACGGTAGTGTTGATAATTATCACCAGCTAGATAAACTGATCGTAAAAGTTACGGATACTAAGTATAGCTCAACGATCGCGGATGTATTATCCCGTATGCTTCAAAGACGTCATAACAGCGTGGTGGATTTTGAGATCATTGTCCCGGAGCAGCTGCTGCAGCAAGAGCAACGGACAAAAAGAATTTTTAATATCGTTCTTTCTTCAATAGCTTCTATCTCATTGATCGTAGGGGGGATAGGTATAATGAATATTATGCTCGCCTCAGTGGTTGAGCGATACCGGGAGATCGGTGTACGGATGGCGGTGGGTGCTCAGAAGAAAGACATTGAGTTACAATTTCTGACAGAAGCACTGACAATATCCGTAACCGGCGGTCTGGTTGGTATCATTCTGGGGATGGCTTTCAGCTACGCCATTGAAGCAACCGCAGATATCGCCACTGTGATCAGTCCTTTTTCCGTTTTTATCTCATTCGGAGTAGCACTCCTGATCGGGGTGGTATTCGGATTTTATCCGGCCAAAAGAGCCGCTCAACATGATCCTGTACACGCATTAAGACATGAATAA
- a CDS encoding Na-K-Cl cotransporter: MINNAKQYVLPSREGGLGTFGGVFTPSILTILGVIMYLRFGWVVGNVGLIGTLIIVTLSTSITFLTSLSIASIATDQRVRIGGAYYMISRSLGIESGGAIGIPLYFAQALSVALYTVGFAESVVRVFPGLAEKWVGVITTVLVAGLALASAKAAIRAQYVIMIGIALSLISLIFGSPLENSNIEMWGASQANSEGFWTVFAVFFPAVTGIMAGVNMSGDLENPNKSIPTGTFAAIGVGYVIYMGLPVILASRADALTLINDPLIMRKMAFWGDAILIGVWGATLSSAVGSILGAPRVLQALAKDGILPDMFSFLAKGSGKDDTPRIGTMFTLGVALIAVWFGDLNLIAPVLTMFFLTTYGVLNIAAGTEKFLGSPSFRPKFKVHWFFSLLGAVGCIAVMFLINTGATITAMIFVAIIFAWLKRREMESAWGDIGRGIWMAVTRAGLMRLSEDLEPKSWRPNPLVLAGSPTKRWHLIEFANNLTHDRGILSVASVLSEGNITTEQMYSMKANIKEFLSRRGIQGLVKLISSKDRYQGVTDLVQSYGLGALEPNTIIIGDSDEVKYRHEFCSMIKRFYELQRNVLIVKKGSDFDAFGRRKRIDVWWGGLKGNGGLMMILAYLISSSLDWREAHLHIKMVIDDEDAIASTRHNIEQVLEEIRIDAKADIIYSDGRSFDEILLSSSAESDLVFLGIKVPDGNFEEYYSDLQKRIAGLPTTVLALAAQEVSFGEVLIQKDTMQDN; the protein is encoded by the coding sequence GTGATAAATAACGCCAAGCAGTATGTGCTTCCCTCCAGGGAAGGCGGATTAGGTACCTTCGGGGGAGTATTCACACCATCGATCCTGACGATCCTGGGTGTGATCATGTATTTACGTTTCGGATGGGTGGTAGGAAATGTCGGACTTATCGGCACTCTTATCATTGTGACTCTTTCTACCAGTATCACCTTTCTGACCAGTCTCTCTATTGCATCTATTGCTACCGATCAGCGGGTACGGATCGGTGGGGCTTACTATATGATCAGCCGTTCTCTGGGAATAGAATCGGGGGGTGCGATCGGTATCCCGCTGTACTTTGCCCAGGCTTTATCCGTGGCTTTATATACCGTTGGTTTTGCAGAAAGTGTGGTTCGTGTTTTCCCGGGACTGGCTGAAAAATGGGTTGGTGTCATTACCACTGTTTTAGTTGCGGGGCTTGCACTGGCATCCGCAAAGGCCGCTATTCGTGCACAGTATGTAATTATGATCGGGATCGCTCTTTCTCTGATATCGCTGATCTTCGGTAGTCCGCTTGAAAATTCGAATATTGAAATGTGGGGAGCCTCACAGGCGAACTCGGAGGGTTTCTGGACGGTCTTCGCCGTGTTCTTTCCGGCTGTGACCGGTATTATGGCCGGGGTTAATATGTCTGGAGATCTGGAGAACCCGAATAAATCTATTCCAACCGGCACCTTTGCGGCTATTGGCGTTGGATATGTGATCTATATGGGATTACCGGTCATTCTGGCCAGCAGGGCAGATGCACTGACCCTGATCAATGATCCGCTGATCATGAGAAAAATGGCTTTCTGGGGTGATGCGATCCTCATTGGTGTCTGGGGTGCTACTTTATCCAGTGCGGTGGGTAGTATTCTTGGAGCTCCGCGGGTACTGCAGGCTCTGGCCAAAGATGGTATTCTTCCGGATATGTTCAGTTTTCTGGCTAAAGGATCCGGTAAAGATGATACACCCCGGATCGGTACCATGTTTACGCTGGGTGTTGCCCTGATCGCAGTCTGGTTTGGTGACCTGAACCTGATCGCGCCGGTGCTGACCATGTTCTTTCTCACCACGTATGGAGTACTGAATATAGCCGCAGGAACTGAGAAGTTTCTGGGCAGCCCTTCCTTCCGGCCTAAATTCAAAGTGCACTGGTTCTTCTCTTTACTGGGGGCTGTAGGATGTATTGCTGTCATGTTTCTGATCAATACCGGGGCTACAATAACTGCAATGATATTTGTGGCCATCATCTTTGCCTGGCTTAAAAGACGGGAAATGGAATCCGCCTGGGGGGATATCGGCCGAGGTATCTGGATGGCTGTAACCCGGGCAGGGCTCATGAGATTAAGCGAAGATCTGGAGCCGAAGAGCTGGAGACCCAATCCTCTGGTACTGGCGGGATCTCCCACCAAAAGATGGCATCTGATCGAATTTGCAAATAACCTTACGCATGACCGGGGCATACTGAGTGTAGCCAGTGTCCTTTCAGAAGGAAACATCACTACTGAGCAGATGTACAGTATGAAGGCGAATATTAAGGAGTTTCTTTCCCGCCGAGGGATACAGGGGCTGGTAAAGCTGATCTCATCCAAAGACCGCTATCAGGGGGTTACTGATCTGGTACAATCATACGGGCTGGGAGCGCTTGAACCCAATACGATCATTATCGGTGACAGTGATGAAGTGAAATACCGCCATGAGTTTTGTTCCATGATCAAGCGGTTTTACGAATTGCAGCGCAATGTGCTCATTGTCAAAAAGGGAAGTGATTTCGATGCATTTGGAAGACGGAAGCGAATCGATGTTTGGTGGGGCGGACTAAAAGGAAACGGGGGTCTGATGATGATCCTGGCCTACCTGATCAGCAGCAGCCTGGACTGGCGTGAAGCTCATCTGCATATTAAAATGGTGATCGATGATGAGGATGCTATAGCCAGTACCCGTCATAACATTGAGCAGGTTCTTGAAGAGATCCGCATAGATGCCAAGGCCGATATCATATATTCCGACGGGAGGTCCTTTGATGAGATCCTGCTTTCCTCATCAGCCGAATCTGATCTGGTCTTTCTGGGTATAAAAGTCCCGGACGGTAATTTTGAAGAATATTATTCCGACCTGCAAAAGCGAATAGCTGGTCTGCCTACTACGGTGCTTGCTCTCGCTGCCCAGGAAGTATCTTTTGGAGAGGTTCTCATCCAGAAAGATACTATGCAGGACAACTGA
- the panD gene encoding aspartate 1-decarboxylase: MNITMFKSKLHQMVVTEANLHYEGSITIDQDLLDAADLLPYEKVQVVNITNGSRLETYTIPGERGSKVCCLNGAAARLTQVGDRVIIISYAEMTPEEAKTHKPRVVVVDENNDIKNVMDHTQPATKFDLETGALTD, encoded by the coding sequence ATGAATATCACAATGTTCAAATCCAAATTACACCAGATGGTGGTCACTGAAGCTAACCTTCATTATGAGGGTAGTATAACTATTGACCAGGATCTGTTGGATGCCGCAGACTTGCTTCCTTATGAGAAAGTTCAGGTTGTAAATATTACAAACGGCTCCCGGCTTGAAACATACACGATTCCGGGTGAAAGAGGATCTAAAGTATGCTGCCTGAACGGTGCGGCAGCCAGACTTACTCAGGTGGGAGACCGGGTTATTATCATCAGCTATGCAGAGATGACCCCCGAAGAAGCAAAAACTCACAAACCAAGAGTAGTTGTGGTTGATGAAAATAACGACATCAAAAACGTGATGGACCACACTCAGCCTGCCACAAAATTTGACCTGGAAACCGGGGCGCTTACCGACTAG
- a CDS encoding efflux RND transporter periplasmic adaptor subunit: protein MKKKYLIPGIVFVAAILAYALFGGNTEEDIVLTITPERGEFVVDVNTTGELRAKNSTEIRGPQRGRNVRLFNLNIQRMVPEGTVVEKGDFVAELDRSEITGRLQDAQLELSQAQSQVTQVSLDSALTLSQARDNLINLEYALEERQIAVDQSKYESPAVQRQAEIELDKARRQLEQEKKNYQTKVKQAEAQMTDVMADLQEEQNEYNTIRDLVSEFTVNAPANGMVIYKRNRDGTKVQTGSEISAWDPTVALLPDFSVMESVTYVNEVDIQKIKKDQRVNIGLDAIPDKRLSGVVTSVANIGEQRPNSDSKVYEVIIEIAESDSVLRPAMTTSNEIVIDIVKDALYVPLETVHVQDSSSFVFKRNGLSPVMQEVRLGLMNENSVIVERGIDIDDVIYLSLPEDTTGIEKLYLEEEITSRD from the coding sequence ATGAAGAAAAAATATTTAATTCCGGGTATAGTATTTGTAGCAGCAATTCTTGCATATGCGCTTTTCGGAGGTAATACTGAAGAAGATATTGTGCTTACCATCACTCCTGAAAGAGGTGAATTTGTTGTAGATGTCAATACCACCGGTGAACTAAGAGCAAAAAATTCTACTGAGATCAGAGGCCCTCAGCGGGGTCGAAACGTCAGATTGTTTAACCTGAATATCCAGCGCATGGTGCCTGAAGGCACTGTGGTAGAAAAAGGAGATTTTGTAGCAGAACTGGATCGATCAGAAATTACCGGTCGCCTGCAGGATGCTCAACTGGAACTGTCTCAGGCACAATCTCAGGTCACTCAGGTATCCCTCGATAGTGCACTTACGCTTTCCCAGGCAAGAGATAATCTTATCAATCTGGAATATGCTCTGGAAGAAAGGCAGATCGCGGTTGACCAGTCTAAATATGAATCACCTGCCGTTCAGCGACAGGCAGAAATTGAACTGGATAAAGCCCGCAGACAGCTTGAGCAGGAAAAGAAGAATTATCAGACCAAAGTAAAGCAGGCTGAAGCACAGATGACCGATGTTATGGCAGATCTTCAGGAAGAACAGAATGAGTACAACACTATCAGAGATCTGGTCAGTGAGTTTACGGTCAATGCTCCTGCTAATGGTATGGTGATCTATAAAAGAAACCGCGACGGCACCAAAGTGCAGACCGGCAGCGAGATCAGTGCATGGGACCCAACGGTTGCTTTACTACCGGATTTCTCGGTTATGGAATCAGTGACCTACGTAAACGAAGTGGATATCCAGAAGATCAAGAAAGACCAAAGGGTAAATATTGGTCTGGATGCTATTCCCGATAAAAGACTGTCTGGTGTAGTTACCAGTGTTGCGAATATCGGAGAGCAGCGGCCTAACTCAGATAGCAAAGTGTATGAAGTGATCATAGAGATCGCCGAATCTGACAGCGTGCTGAGACCGGCCATGACGACGAGCAACGAGATCGTTATTGATATTGTAAAAGATGCTCTCTACGTGCCTCTCGAAACAGTTCATGTGCAGGATTCCAGTAGTTTTGTTTTTAAAAGAAACGGTCTGAGTCCGGTTATGCAGGAAGTGAGACTGGGTCTGATGAATGAAAACTCGGTGATCGTAGAGCGCGGAATAGATATTGATGATGTGATTTACCTTTCTTTGCCGGAAGACACTACAGGGATTGAAAAATTATACCTGGAAGAAGAGATCACTTCCAGAGATTAA
- the panC gene encoding pantoate--beta-alanine ligase — translation MDTYNSIQEIRKVISSIKSEGKTVAFVPTMGALHEGHLSLMRIAQKEADVVVVSIYVNPEQFGPNEDYDSYPRTLDSDLEKCRKEGVDLVFAPDDKIIYGSGNKYLNIGISELNIHMDGGSRPGFFEGILLVVNKLFNIIKPDVAVFGQKDAQQYRILNQMVDEFNHDVKMVMGPIVRANDGLALSSRNAYLSDEERTIAPGLYRSLQYIIKQIQDGVKEPGLLLKHQISELEAKGFKNDYLNVFVYQTMQPAETLKSGEKYILAGAAYLGKTRLIDNIIFEI, via the coding sequence ATGGATACTTATAACAGCATACAGGAAATCAGGAAAGTCATATCTTCCATTAAGTCGGAAGGTAAGACCGTGGCCTTTGTTCCAACGATGGGAGCACTGCATGAAGGACATCTATCCCTGATGCGGATCGCTCAGAAAGAAGCAGATGTAGTGGTAGTTTCTATCTATGTAAATCCTGAGCAGTTTGGTCCTAATGAGGATTATGATTCCTATCCAAGAACGCTCGATTCCGATCTGGAAAAGTGCCGGAAAGAAGGGGTGGACCTGGTGTTCGCACCCGATGATAAGATCATCTACGGGTCCGGAAATAAATACCTGAATATCGGGATCAGTGAACTGAATATACATATGGACGGCGGGAGCCGGCCCGGTTTCTTTGAAGGAATCCTTCTGGTGGTAAATAAGCTATTCAATATCATCAAACCCGACGTTGCAGTATTTGGGCAGAAAGATGCTCAGCAGTATCGGATACTGAATCAGATGGTAGATGAGTTCAATCATGACGTCAAGATGGTCATGGGGCCGATCGTAAGGGCCAATGACGGGCTTGCTCTCAGCAGTCGGAATGCCTATCTGAGTGATGAGGAACGCACAATCGCTCCCGGACTTTACAGAAGCCTGCAATATATCATCAAACAGATACAGGATGGAGTGAAAGAGCCCGGATTATTGTTAAAACATCAGATAAGCGAATTAGAAGCGAAAGGCTTCAAAAATGATTATCTTAATGTGTTTGTGTACCAAACTATGCAACCTGCAGAGACGCTTAAGTCCGGGGAAAAATATATACTTGCCGGCGCTGCGTATCTGGGCAAAACCCGATTGATCGATAATATCATATTTGAAATATGA